In the Sulfobacillus thermosulfidooxidans DSM 9293 genome, CGTGAAAGATGCCAATGGATCCAAAATGGTGTGCACGAAACCTTCTTGCACCTTTTCCACGACCGTGCTGTCAATTACGGCGCTGCGTCAGCCCAAGGATCATACGAAAACATAAAGGCGCTTGTTCTCACCCATCTTTAATACTGCCATATCTCGACGTGCTAGGGTGTGTAATGGTTGCCTAAAGTTCTTTTGACATTAATACCCGTTATGGGGATAACTCCACAGGTGATGGCCAATGGGATTGTGCCCTCCTGGTACAATGCCTGGGGGCAATAAGTCTAATCCATCTGGAATATTGAGATAGCCTGGGGCCGTTCCCGGGATGCCTGTATGTCCATATTGCCAGACAATTTGATTGGTCTTGGGGTTAATCACAATCACGCGATCGTTATAGTCGTCATTGAGGAGGACCAAACCATTAGGTAATTTCACGGCTAAAGATGGGCGATCGAGACGACCAGGGCCACTTAACGGACGGTATAACCATAGGACTTTGCCCGTCGGACTCATCTCCACAACGGCCCCTGGATTGGTATAAAAAGCCACGATAATATTGCCATGAGGCGTGAAATTGGCATCGGAGGGATAGGACAAGAATGACGGGAAATGCACGGTATAGCGCACCTGATTGTGCCGGTTAAGTAACATCGCATCATTGCCATTAATTTGGGTCACGAGCATTCCTCCATGGGGAGCGGGAAAATCTCCGTTGGGAGCGGAATACGTTGCGGGAGGGTTAACCGCCATGACCCCGGTTTGCCCATATTGTTTAAGAATTTGGTGGGTTTTTCGTGAAATAAAGAGAATACGCTGGTTTCGAATGTCGGCGACAGTAATGATATCCCCTTTAGGCTTAGCATACAGAAAGGCATCGTCAGGCGTATTCAAATATCCGGGAAGACTTCCCGGTACCCCTGCGTGACCATAATTCCAAACGACTTGCCGGGTTTTAAAATTAATAATGGATATAACATTGTAGCCTTCTTGATTGGTAATAATTTCGTCAAAATGGGGACCGAAAAATACGTCGTCATCATCATGTAACAACGAGGGTTGTCCCGGTTTGGGATACTGCCAGACAATCTTTTTTTGTGGGGTGACCAGTAAGATGCGGTTATTATGCGAATCGGCAATTAAGATATCCCCGGGCAAAATCGAACTGGCCGCTGTGGCACCCCATGGTACTAAGGATTTGGACTGGGGAGATTGGCGGTGGCTCGTCTTAGGAGATGCGGGAGCTTTTGCTGAATGCTTGGATGATGCAGTGGATGGGTTGAAACCACACGCTGAGAGAGCGAAGGATACCGCTACTGTAAACACGACGCGAAAAAATGGACGATGCACGCTCTGTCAAAACCCCTTTCTCCGGATAAGCTGAATTTCCTCGGACGGATGACACTGTTTACGATCATACAGTATAAGATAGATGCTCTGATAGCCTTTAAGATTTGTGCCTCTTTTTCTTCCCGCATTGCACAAGCTTCTAGCATGGACGTAACGATAGGATGGATAATGAGATGTTTTGATCATTTTTTCGATAGTAGTTCTTCTAAACCGATTTCTCTATACTGATAATGACAATCACTGTCAAACAGGGTAAAGAGAATAGACAGACCTAAACCAGAGCAGGAGGCATTCATTATGAAGAGTAAAGTCAGCGCAGGCATTTTGGCTTTATTTTTTGGATTTGTGGGCGTGCATAAATTTTATCTTGGTCAAAGGACCCAGGGCATCCTTTATATTCTCTTTTGCTGGACCTTTATCCCTATGATTGTGGCTTTCGTGGAAGCGATTCGCCTCTTTTCCATGTCCGATGAGGACTTTGATGCGCGGTATAACAAGGCGATGATCCAACAGTCTCTATAGTCTTTTAAGTAGATGCGAAAAGAAGAGAAATGCAAATGATTACAGCACGCGTTTTTCAGTGATGCGGGGTGATGCGTTATGTCCTGTCTTAGGAGGAACAATTCAAGCACGCCTTGCACGGGGTTTCAAACATATTTTTATTGCGCCCTGGCTTTTATTCTCCAAGGTGGCAAAGGCGTTTTGGTATTCGTCTAAGAAAAACGTGTGGGTAATCAGTTGTTCAATGGGAATGCTTGTCGTATGTAATAGAGTTAATGCGTGTTGAAATGTTTGGTCTGGAGAAGGACCATAGCCAAACGTCCCATACAAGGTTATGTCTTTAGACCACAAAGGAGTAAAATCCCATGACATTTCACTGGCTGCTCCTAATAACAAGAGTTGCCCGCCAGGACGCACACAGCTGATGGCTCCTCGTAGAGAGGACGATGATCCAACCGCATCAATAACGAGGTCAAACCCGCGAGGACGCCAGGGGAGAGTATGCCAAATGTGGGGATAGGGTATCCCTGTGATTTCCGTTATGGCGGGAGCCTCTAGGTTGGATACAACCTCAGCACCGAGTCTTTTCGCCCACTGTTGCTGCTGAGGATAGCGGGCAACGGCCATGAGCAAATCTTGGGTCAGACCCGTTTCCCGCAGGGCAAAGAGGGTGAGAAGACCTATGGGCCCTGAACCAATGACTAAAACGCGCTTCACCGAAGACCACTGAATATGAGACAACCCATAAAGAACAATGCTTAACGGTTCACTTAAAACGGCCCGTTCTGGGCTCATCTTGGGAGGAACTGGGTAAAGCTGATGGGAAGGGACCCACATCCGTTCCGCAAATCCTCCTGGAAAATGAGTATGAAAACCTAGGAGAAGACCCATGTCGTGTCGACCGCGGTAATAACAGAGATCGGGACGACCGTGGCGACACGCGGGACAGGGATCCTTTAGGCCTAATGACGTGCAGGATAAGGCGGGATTGACGACAACTACAGTCCCCTTGGACCACTCGGGCGAGTCTTCTACAACACGTCCAACAACTTCGTGGCCTAAGACAGCAGGAAATCTTGTTAAGGGCGCTAAATAGGGAGAGCTATGTCCTCGAATCAACCCGACATCTGATCCGCAAATACCCGATAATAGCGGGAGGATCTCTACACTGTTAGACGATGTAGCCCAAGAAGGTTTTATCACCTCTTCATAGTGGAGAGAAGACAGCGCACGCCATTGCCTGGTAGAAGGAATAAGCTTCTGGCGTAACACACGAGGCCAAGATAAATGATAGCGAAGACCCATGACCCTCATTGCATCGGAACCTGGCGGACAACACGGTCATGGATTCGAGATAAAATTTCTTCAGGGCTATCACCGGTGATTGTTAGCCCATGATTTTTTAACCCGATCACGGCATGCGCGGGATCATCTGCGAATGCGAGCTGTTTAGCTACCTCATCCGCCAATTCTTTACTGCCGCAAGGATAGTTAAATTCTGTGGCCACTATGCCTGGCATCCAGGCGTGTACATGTATAATTGCGCCGACCTGCGGATATTGTTGATAAATCTTCCAATGTTCAATCGCATCCACGGAGACACGCCGTGGAGTGAGGTTTTCAGGAACACTTAAGTGAATGCTTTCATCTGCGACATCAAACCCCGTGACCAGAAGAATGTCCCGGCCGATGTCATGGAGCCGGCTTTTATCCACCCCACTAGCACTCATCCAAAAACTTCCGTCCTCGTGCCGCACACTGAGATTTCCGTAACTTAATCCGCCAATACCAAACAAGCGGCGAACATGGGCCATGTCTTCGGCAGAGAGATAATCTTCCATGGGAAAAGGTGCCGGAAGAAGATCCCAACTTTCGAGAATTTGTCCTGCACGCGATAGGCTAGAGGTGTGCCGTGTGCCATTCCATAAAGAGGGTTGTAGATCGGGGTGAAAGTGGTTGCGGATGATTAAGTGGCTGCGCATTAATGGGGCAATGCGATCGACGAGCTTTTGGTAGCGTTGTTCTAACGTATTCTCCTGTGATGATAACAACACCGCGCCTCGTTCTAGCGTCGTAATGACAAAAGTCGGATCATCGAGAGAGCCTGCGACCACAATGAGAATATTGGATAGGGACCGGATATGGGTGGAATAAAATTGCTTTAAGAGGTCGTAATGCGGATCCAATGTGGGTACAAAGCTAACACCGATGACATAAACGGCATAATGTTGCCGACGAAAGGGACGCGTCTTGTCGTTGACAATTTGGAACACCACGTTGGCGTTTTCAACTTGTGATGTCAAGGCAAAACCGGCCTCCAAAAGGCTGTGTACCAAACGGCTTTGAAAATCTTTAGCGATGGGATTTTCTTGAAAGGACGGGGTAAACCAGAACTGATCCAAATATGTCACGCTCCTTGATGAATCGGATCTCATAAAGACAATGCCAAAGAGCGGTGTGTGAATATCAGGGCCAAATGCACCGTGTAACATATTCCAAGCGGATCAATCTTTCTGTCCATCCCTATAACACATCGTTTCAGGTTTTGCATGGCTTCCAGTAAAAATGTTTAAGAAAGATGTGACCTAACAGCTATGTGCAATCTTTAAGATGTCTATTCGATGATGACGCTTTATGGTCTTTCACGGGAGAGGGCTAGATGTGTCGTCCGTGAAGGATGACCTTGATCAAGAGACGTTCAAATCTTATCCCCTCTTAATTTGTTGGCCTAGGCTTTTACAAGAATGACAGGATAAATTACCAATGGTCTTTTTCTTAAGACTCCTGCAGGTCGCGGACAACTTCGTTATCATGGATACGGTACAAACAGAGCGGGGGAGATTTTCTGTGGCTGTATAGGTCTTGGGATTGATGTTTTTTACTCTAGCGGTCTGAATGGATTTTTACTTAGGATAGTTCCTGACCGCCCTAGAGGACTCTAAATCTTAAGGCGGGGCAAGTGCGGGTTTTTGTCAGAGGAAGCGAGGGACTGTTATTAAAATATACGCGCAAGTTAGTGGCCAAGGCGATCCTGTGATTTTTTTACCCGCCATGGGATGGACGGCGGAATCCGCGGGGCCTTTGGTCAGCGTATTGGAAGAACGATATCATTTCCACCGTTTAGATTTGCCCGGATTAGGCCGCAGTGAACCCTTGAGCAAAATTCCTACTTGGAAAGATTTAGCGTTATGGATTCATCAATATTGTGAACAACATCAGTGGAATCAGGTCCGTATTATTGGCCACTCACTAGGGGGAATTATGGCATTAGCCTATGCGGATCACTTTCCAGACCGTGTTTATCAATTAGTTCTCTTGGATGCTGGCTATCAACCCATTCCCCGTTTTCCTCAAGATATCGCCACACCCTTTCGTTATTTGGTCCCCGCCGTAAACATTTTGGCTTCTTTGGGTGGCGTTAAACTGTTAACGCGTTGGATCGGAGAGAGGCGTGTTCCTGGAAATGCCTTGTCAGTGCCTGATACGTGGGAACAGGAGTTTCAAGAATTTGTTGAGCATCAGCATTTATTGATAACCAATGAATTACGCGAGGCTTTTTACACCGCCCGAAAACTGGTCACGATTAATCCCTTGGCGGTAAATTTATTGCTAGGCATTTACCGGAGCAAACCGGTAACCGCTTTTAGTCGGCTTAAACCGGCAACATTGTTGGTGGTTCCTGAACATATGACTCACTATTCTCCCTTAACACAGATTGACGAGAAGGGATTGCCAATTTTGCTCTACGAAGTCAATGGAGGGCATTTTGTGCATTACGCGCATCCTGAAGTAGCTTATGTGATCCGTGATTTCTTTGACCACTGGAATTAGGGACTCAGCATAAACGCAAGGAACCTCGTGCGTGGCTTGTGCTGCTGGGATGTCCCCCATATCAATGGCATGAACTCCCGCTTTTCATCAGATGTGACGAATACCCAAGATTTTCTTTCCGGCTTATAGACCTATGCATCACGAGATTCAGAGGTCAGATTCATGAATCTTATTCCCTGGGCTTATGAAAGCAAAAAATAATGCTGTCTTGTTCAGTAACCATGATTTAGAAACCGGCACTAGAAAATCAGACAGACTATTCTGTACAATGGATGATGAGGGTCGTTTTTAAAGTGGTCACCGCTTTATGAGACATTTCATTCCCTTTGTAAGACATGGAACAGCATCTTTGTGACATTACATCTTAAGGAGTGAATAATGATGAATAGTCTCAAACGAGATCTCGATTTGAAAGATCTCATTATCATTGGTGTCGCCGGTGCCGTGGGTACCGGCGTGTTGTTTTCTACGGCAGGTATGACGGCTTTAGCGGGCCCCGGTGTTGTGATTGCGTGGATCGTCGGCGCTATTATGTATTTGTTTGTCGGATTAACCTACGTGGATTTAAGTGCTTTATATCCTGAGGCCGGAGGACCGTCCCGGTACAGTCTTTATAGTTATGGCAGGATTACCAATCTGATTAACGCTTTTGCGGATTTGATATGGTACCTGTTTATTCCCCCTGTGGAAGCCTTAGCGTCGGTGGAGGGAATCAATTATTTTTATCCTCATTTGATTAACACGGCTGGCAGTCCGACCACTTTAGGTGCTTTATTAGGCGTCATCTTAATGGTGCTCTTCTTTCCGTTCAATTATTTTGGTATTCGCGCTTTTGCCAAATCGACCGATTTTCTGGGGGTGATTAAACTCCTGTTATATATCTTAGTAGCCATTGGATTTATTGCTTTTGCCCGGTTTTCCAATTTTACAGCATATGGTGGAATCGTGCCTTTTGGTGTGGGAGGCATATTTGCGGCGATTCCGCTCGGAATGTTCGCGTTTGGTAGTATTCGGGTTATTCCGGATTATGCGGAAGAGGTGCGTTCTCCCAAAATTATTGGCCGGGCCATTATTTGGGTCGTTTTGGGGCAAACCTTGATTTATGTCTTATTAGCCGTGGGCTTTTTGACGTCCATCAACTGGGTGGCCCTGAAATTACATGCGGGATCTTGGAGTGCCATTTCCTCGATTGCGGGGAATCCCTTTTTAACGATTGCGAGTGGCGCTCACATTGGATGGCTCATTGCCTTTACCGTTATTATTGCCATTCTTGGGCCTTTTGTAACAGGTTACATTTATCAAGGAGCCGGAACCCGGATTCTTTTAGCTATGAGCCGTACCGGGCTTGTCAGCGCACGCATGAAAGAAATTAACCAGCATTATGCCATTCCGGTATGGGCCCTTGTGGTGTTTACCGTGGTTGGTGCGATTGTGGCCTATATTGCTGCGCCCCTCCCTTCGATTTATAACCTGATCAGCGACGCGGTGGTTGCCGGTTACTTAGGTTTTGCGGTGAATCCGGTGGTCATGTTAGCCCTTCGCAAACAAGGTCGCGAAGGAAAATTGCAGCAAGGTGGTCTTGTGGCCGCTATTGCCTTTGCCTCCGCTTCATTAATTGTTTATTGGAGCGGTTGGCCTTCCGTTCCTTATGCCAGCATTTTGCTGATTGCGGCGTCCATCATTTTCGGGTTGGCATACAAAGTTCATGAAGGGGCAAAAAATGCGATCTGGTATGTGGCCTACATTGCGTTTTTGACGGCGATGACCTATATCGGCAGTGTCGGCGCCAAAAAATGGATCAATATTGATGTAGGCAGCCTCATTGTGGTGTTAGTCAGCTTAATCGTTTTCTTGCCATGGGGTGTCGCGTCCCGCCTGATGCAAATCGACGAAAATACGACAACACCGCAAATAGCCGAAATCCCCTAAAACCGTGATAGGCTCGTGTGACTTGCGATTACGACCAAACCTTAAGAGTTCAAAAGGCAAGGCTTTAGAGGCCTTGCCTTTTGAAATGATAGTAATGGTATAAAATTTCGGATACATCTTTGCGCATGAATTCTTCAGGAATCGGTTCGCCCTCTTTAAGTCGTCTTCTTACCTCGGAGCCGGATAAGCGAACCCAATACGATTCGTCATGGGGACATACCTTTGCTGAGGTCATACCCTGACATTGGCGACAGTAAAAGGCATCGTCAAACAACAGGGGGATAATGCCAAGTTCTCCAGGACGAAACTGGTCAAAGATGTGGTGGGCATCATAAGGACCATAAAATTGGCCTACACCGCCGTGATCGCGCCCAACAATAAAATGGGTACATCCGTAGTTGCGGCGTACAATCGCATGTAAAACAGCTTCTTTGGGACCGGCGTAACGCATGGCGCCGGTATAGGCTGCTAACAGCACGCGATCTTTTCGGTACCATTTGTCAATGACCCGTTGATACGTTTTTATGCGCACAGCGGGAGGAATATCATCATCTTTGGTCGGGCCCACCAACGGGTGGATCAACAGTCCATCTAGGGTTTCTAAAGCGGTTTTTTGAATATATTCATGAGCTCTGTGGATGGGATTGCGCGTTTGAAATCCCACAACACGTTTGAAGCCCCGCTCTGAAATAGCGCGGCGCACATCAGAAGGTCGCCAAATTAGAGAGGCATAAGCTAACTCGGGAATGTGATCGACGCTAACTGGCCCTCCTATATAGACCGGTTTTCGGCTTAATAAATAGCGGACACCGGGATGGGATATGTCGGTGGTGTGATAAACCCATTTGGCTTCACGGCGCAAATTCGGCCGGTAAATGCTGGTGACCGTCATCCGTCCCCGTATTAAGTGGTGACTGTCAATCAGAACAATTTCTTGATCGAGATGCAAATGACGAGCGACGTCTTCGTCGACTGCCAAGGTGATGGGAATGGGCCAGGGAGCGCCGCTTGTCAGGTGCATGTCCGAACAAACCAAGAGGTAGTCGGCCTCTTCTAAAAATCCTGTTAAAGGGGCATAAGCTCCTGTGGCAATTTGGTATAAGTCTGCGATGGTCCGATCATCAAGTATAACAGGCATGAGGGAAGAAAAAGGGGAGCTGTCGTAATGCTTCATGCTATCTTCTGCCCATGGCAATGAATGCCCTCCCTTTTCGCGCGTCATGATCTTTTTCCCTCCCATAACTGCATTTTGATGAGCCTCATCCAAAAGCTGAGTCGGTACTTTTGCATGGTGGGCCATGGTGTGTGGGGCACTTGAAAAGAACGGGCAAGCTCTAGGACTTCGTGGTCTAAGGCGAAGTCCTGTTTACGCCAGTTTAGAAGAGCAGTCCACATGGTGTGAGCTAACGGCGAAATTTGTGCGATGGCTCCAGAAGAGCTTAAGCCATACTGGCCATGGCCGAGCTCTGGATGAATAACAGGCAAAGGCATTTTTGAGCTACCGTCTTTCTCTAAAAAGGCCTGCAGCCGTTCAAGCTGTGCCTTGGCCGACGAGCCCGTTAAATCTTCATAAAAGACGACAAGACGGCGGGTCTGTTGCGTGTTAAACAGAGCTTGTGTGGTGTAAAGGAGCCAAAGCGTCAGCGCGCGTTCTTGTGTCATATGATCACGCCGGTAAAGAGATAACGCGACATCTAGCGGATTGCGGATGCAGATGATATAGCGCACATCACGGATTAACGGTTTCCAAAAGGGCAACGTGAGCGTTAATCTCGGATCTTTCCAGGTTGCTTGGGGCGTGGGGATCTGCTGAATAAAAGCTTGGGCTTGGCGCTTTAAGGGGACAAGTTCTGGCGCGTCTTCCCATTGTGGTCGAAAATGTGGCGCGACGTGCCAGTCACCTCCCAATGCATAAAGAATGCGCCGGTTAATCGTGACGAGATCGGATGTTTCCCAATAACCCTGTGGATTGTAGCGATTTCCTTGCCGCAAAAACTCTTCAGGTCCCGTCACACGCCAGCCGAGTTCATGACAGAGTTGAGCAGTAAGTGATGTCCCACTGCGGTGCATTCCGATGACACAAGTCAATTGCTCCGTGGTGTTTCCTCCTCCTCAGGTAAGTCTCTCGTTTGTGGGCGCATGCTGCCTGCTATCCAGCGCGCAGACGAACCTCAAAAATGCTTCGGTGATATAAGAGGATATCGATCTTGTAAAAATTGCCAAATGACATCTAAACTTTGCGTAACGTTCAATTTATCGGTGGGGATGCGGAGATCGGGTCGAAGTGGCCGTTCATAGGGCGAAGAAATGCCGGTAAATTCCCGAACGAGTCCAGCTTGAGCCTTTTGATACAAGTGTTTAGGATCCCGCTGCTGGCAAATTTCTAAGGGACAGTCTACATGGACTTCGATAAATTGTTCGGGTGAAAACAGTTGGCGCAGCATTTGTCGATCTTTTTCAAATGGTGTAATGAAGGCGGACAACACCATAATGCCGGCATCCACTAAAATTTTGGCAACATGTCCCGCTCGCCGAATATTTTCATGTCGGTCTTGAGGCGAAAACCCTAAATCTTGGCATAAACCCCTTCGCAGAACATCCCCGTCTAATACAGTCGTCGGGTAACCTAAGGTTTTGAGTCGGGAAGCGAGTCCCTGGGCTAAAGTTGATTTGCCGACTCCCGACAATCCCGTAAACCATA is a window encoding:
- the cysC gene encoding adenylyl-sulfate kinase; translated protein: MNIKKGADAVGYDDRIDSRFVIWFTGLSGVGKSTLAQGLASRLKTLGYPTTVLDGDVLRRGLCQDLGFSPQDRHENIRRAGHVAKILVDAGIMVLSAFITPFEKDRQMLRQLFSPEQFIEVHVDCPLEICQQRDPKHLYQKAQAGLVREFTGISSPYERPLRPDLRIPTDKLNVTQSLDVIWQFLQDRYPLISPKHF
- a CDS encoding alpha/beta fold hydrolase, with translation MIFLPAMGWTAESAGPLVSVLEERYHFHRLDLPGLGRSEPLSKIPTWKDLALWIHQYCEQHQWNQVRIIGHSLGGIMALAYADHFPDRVYQLVLLDAGYQPIPRFPQDIATPFRYLVPAVNILASLGGVKLLTRWIGERRVPGNALSVPDTWEQEFQEFVEHQHLLITNELREAFYTARKLVTINPLAVNLLLGIYRSKPVTAFSRLKPATLLVVPEHMTHYSPLTQIDEKGLPILLYEVNGGHFVHYAHPEVAYVIRDFFDHWN
- the sat gene encoding sulfate adenylyltransferase — translated: MTREKGGHSLPWAEDSMKHYDSSPFSSLMPVILDDRTIADLYQIATGAYAPLTGFLEEADYLLVCSDMHLTSGAPWPIPITLAVDEDVARHLHLDQEIVLIDSHHLIRGRMTVTSIYRPNLRREAKWVYHTTDISHPGVRYLLSRKPVYIGGPVSVDHIPELAYASLIWRPSDVRRAISERGFKRVVGFQTRNPIHRAHEYIQKTALETLDGLLIHPLVGPTKDDDIPPAVRIKTYQRVIDKWYRKDRVLLAAYTGAMRYAGPKEAVLHAIVRRNYGCTHFIVGRDHGGVGQFYGPYDAHHIFDQFRPGELGIIPLLFDDAFYCRQCQGMTSAKVCPHDESYWVRLSGSEVRRRLKEGEPIPEEFMRKDVSEILYHYYHFKRQGL
- a CDS encoding sulfotransferase family protein, with the translated sequence MTCVIGMHRSGTSLTAQLCHELGWRVTGPEEFLRQGNRYNPQGYWETSDLVTINRRILYALGGDWHVAPHFRPQWEDAPELVPLKRQAQAFIQQIPTPQATWKDPRLTLTLPFWKPLIRDVRYIICIRNPLDVALSLYRRDHMTQERALTLWLLYTTQALFNTQQTRRLVVFYEDLTGSSAKAQLERLQAFLEKDGSSKMPLPVIHPELGHGQYGLSSSGAIAQISPLAHTMWTALLNWRKQDFALDHEVLELARSFQVPHTPWPTMQKYRLSFWMRLIKMQLWEGKRS
- a CDS encoding zinc-dependent alcohol dehydrogenase, encoding MGLRYHLSWPRVLRQKLIPSTRQWRALSSLHYEEVIKPSWATSSNSVEILPLLSGICGSDVGLIRGHSSPYLAPLTRFPAVLGHEVVGRVVEDSPEWSKGTVVVVNPALSCTSLGLKDPCPACRHGRPDLCYYRGRHDMGLLLGFHTHFPGGFAERMWVPSHQLYPVPPKMSPERAVLSEPLSIVLYGLSHIQWSSVKRVLVIGSGPIGLLTLFALRETGLTQDLLMAVARYPQQQQWAKRLGAEVVSNLEAPAITEITGIPYPHIWHTLPWRPRGFDLVIDAVGSSSSLRGAISCVRPGGQLLLLGAASEMSWDFTPLWSKDITLYGTFGYGPSPDQTFQHALTLLHTTSIPIEQLITHTFFLDEYQNAFATLENKSQGAIKICLKPRARRA
- a CDS encoding APC family permease; its protein translation is MMNSLKRDLDLKDLIIIGVAGAVGTGVLFSTAGMTALAGPGVVIAWIVGAIMYLFVGLTYVDLSALYPEAGGPSRYSLYSYGRITNLINAFADLIWYLFIPPVEALASVEGINYFYPHLINTAGSPTTLGALLGVILMVLFFPFNYFGIRAFAKSTDFLGVIKLLLYILVAIGFIAFARFSNFTAYGGIVPFGVGGIFAAIPLGMFAFGSIRVIPDYAEEVRSPKIIGRAIIWVVLGQTLIYVLLAVGFLTSINWVALKLHAGSWSAISSIAGNPFLTIASGAHIGWLIAFTVIIAILGPFVTGYIYQGAGTRILLAMSRTGLVSARMKEINQHYAIPVWALVVFTVVGAIVAYIAAPLPSIYNLISDAVVAGYLGFAVNPVVMLALRKQGREGKLQQGGLVAAIAFASASLIVYWSGWPSVPYASILLIAASIIFGLAYKVHEGAKNAIWYVAYIAFLTAMTYIGSVGAKKWINIDVGSLIVVLVSLIVFLPWGVASRLMQIDENTTTPQIAEIP
- a CDS encoding class II aldolase/adducin family protein, which encodes MTYLDQFWFTPSFQENPIAKDFQSRLVHSLLEAGFALTSQVENANVVFQIVNDKTRPFRRQHYAVYVIGVSFVPTLDPHYDLLKQFYSTHIRSLSNILIVVAGSLDDPTFVITTLERGAVLLSSQENTLEQRYQKLVDRIAPLMRSHLIIRNHFHPDLQPSLWNGTRHTSSLSRAGQILESWDLLPAPFPMEDYLSAEDMAHVRRLFGIGGLSYGNLSVRHEDGSFWMSASGVDKSRLHDIGRDILLVTGFDVADESIHLSVPENLTPRRVSVDAIEHWKIYQQYPQVGAIIHVHAWMPGIVATEFNYPCGSKELADEVAKQLAFADDPAHAVIGLKNHGLTITGDSPEEILSRIHDRVVRQVPMQ
- a CDS encoding TM2 domain-containing protein codes for the protein MKSKVSAGILALFFGFVGVHKFYLGQRTQGILYILFCWTFIPMIVAFVEAIRLFSMSDEDFDARYNKAMIQQSL